The DNA window GTGTTGGTTCACTGATAGCTTAAGTATAGTAACCACTGAGGACAAAGCACGTACAGCAGTGTTGGCATAAACAAGGAACAGAATGGAAAAGTTCCTCAAGTGCAGCCATGCTTAAAGAAGCATGCAAAATGTTGTCCAGTCCAGTTTAACTCAGCTTAAGTCGGGGTAGTGATTGTGCAGTTAACACCCCAATACTACACCGTATTACCAAAAGTTTTCACTTACTCATACAagtcattgaattcaggtgttccaatcacttccatggtcacaggtgtataaaatcaagcacccaGTCAAGCAAACTGCTTCTACAAATggttgtgaaagaatgggtcgctctcaggagctcagggaCTTCCAGGGTGATACAGTGATAAGCTGCCACCTGTGGAACAAGTccagtcaaaaaataaataaatatttcatgttCAACTTTTAGTGGTATTGTAAGAAAGTGGAAGCTATTTGGAATTGCACCAACTCAGGCCACAAAGTGGTAGGTCACGTAAAATCACAGAGCCAGATCAGTGGATACTGAGATGCATAGTATACAGAGGTCTGTAATTTTCTGTAGAGTCGATagctacagacctccaaacttcatgtggccctcagattagctcaagaagaGTGCGTATAGATCTTTGTGGAATGGGTTTCCCTGGCCGAGCAGCATGGAATGGAGTGATGTAAAGCATGCTGCCAATGGACGCTAGAGCAATGCAGATTTGTTCTCTGGAGAGACTAATCGTTCTTCTCCATCTGGCAATCCGATGGACAACTCTGGGTTTGGCTACTGCTAGGAGAAcggtacttgtctgactgcattgtgtcaagtgtaaagtttggagGAAGGGGGGTTATTGTGTGAGGTTGCGTTTCAGGAGTGGGGCTCGGCCctttagttccagtgaaagaaATTGTTAATGCTTCACCATACCAAGACAATTTTGAgaatttcatgctcccaactttgtgggaagAGTTTAGAACAGCAAGCCATGAGTacgcaccagtgcacaaagcaaggtccacaaagacatggatgagagAGTTTGGGGTGGAAGAACTTTGCTGTCTTGCAGAGAGTCCTAAGCCCAACCCAACAGAATTCAGTACAGACTGTCAGTAGTTCTCCATGTCACTGCTGATACTTTGAAAAGCAGTGACCTGTGATAAAGGAGATACTGAGAGCTCCAAAGTAAAACTAGGAAATGAATATTAAATTTCCCATTTCACTTAAACTGTGCTAAAAACAGTCTGTCAGTGTAAACCAGCAGGATGGTgattaaacaaaaaagtgaCTCAAAGAATCATAACTATTTATGCAGCTATTTTACTGCAGTAGACACTGACAACAGTTTCATTTGAAGGCTCAGTGACCTTCATGCTGTAATCTTGGTAATAACATAGGATTAAAGCCACATTTTGGACCACTGACCTTCtctgataagaaaaataaaacaagtataTCTTGGTAACACATTTGGAAAACTTCTTTATGATTGCCTAAATTGCACATATTATCATGACTTATCCTCCTCTTATGACTGTCTCATCAGAGCTTGGTGAGTGTTTTAGAGCTTTACTAATACCAGAGAATTCAGATTATACAGAGTCACCCCTTGTGGTACAAGTTGTTCTGTAAAACTAAAAGTTTGTGAGGTTGCTGTATCAGCCACAATAAACACACATTATATTAGTTTCTTCATTATTTGCTGTGTATTTACTGTGTGATCTTCATGACTGTCTTTCCAGGTACACTTACAGACGCAGCAGGAGGTAAAGAAGAGGATGATTGGAATGGCTGTTCACGTGGTGAAGAACGACGGAGTCCTGGCTCTATACAGTGGTCTATCTGCTTCACTATGTAGACAGGTATGGGTGCCTGTGTGCATACCACAGGAttttgtgagtttgtgtgtgttgttttcttcATTGGTTGTTTCTCTTACTAAAACAGAGTGAGACATTTACTTTAAGCATCTAATTCGGTACAGAAAATGTTTAGTTCCTGTAGCACATGCATAGTACTGAGATTAAAATGTTACTCTTTAAACTTACTACACTGTAGTGCTGAATATTATGTGAAGTTAACTTTGGTTGATGAATAAAATAACTGGTTTATTGCAACAGGATATGATCAAATACGTCACTGGTGAATTGCAAGTCTATAAATGTTGCAGAGGTGTGACCGCAGTGAGAACTAACAGTTGTCAATAAAGGGTTGTTCAAGTTTGATCCTGTTAGACCGTAAATGAACTAAACTCTCCCTCAACCACCCTGTAATTAAAGGTGCACGCAACTTAGGCATATCAAATACACGCAAATGTTTAAATGAATTAGTAATTATGAAGTTCaagattattttgaaaatgttttatgtaattaAAATAAACTATAATATCTGTATTCATTACAAATAAAGGgaaatatttcaaatatttttgttttaactttaattgtTATGGCTAGAGGCTCATAAAAATCAGAAATCCAAATTATCTCAAATTGTTAGCGTATTTTATTTAGagtttgtgtaaatttaaacAGTAATAGTACAGTGCACTCTATCACATTCAGCTACAGTCATGGGAAACCTGCTGACTTGACAGTTGTCCAGTTGACAAAGGTGACAAAGCCTGGCTGCAGAATGCTGTGTTGATGCATTGATCAATAGAAGGTCAATAGAAAGTTGACTAGAAGGGGAAAGTGTGGTATCAAAAGGTCAACAAGCAGCCTGAATGACCAGAACCGTGAGAGGATTGCCAGGAAAAGTAATTTCAGGAACTTGGAAAAGCTTCAGAAggagtggactgagtctggtgTCAATACATAAAGGGCCACCACGGACAAACATCTTCAGGAATGGAGCTACAGTTAATCCTGAACCAGAGACGGTGTCAAAAACATCTTACTTGGGCTAAAGAAAAAAGAGCTGGACTGCGGTTTAATGGTCCCAAGTCCTCTTTACAGATGAAagtgattttcattttatttccttgTTTTATGTCAAGGTCATACAGTCTGGAGAAAGTGAAGCGGGACAGAATCTAAAGTGTTTGAAGTCCAGTGTGTAGTTTCTGCAGTCTGTGGTGGTTTGGGGTGCCATGTCATCTGCTGGTGTTGCTCGTGGTTTTATCAGCAGAAGATTTTAGAGGACTTCATGCTGCCTTCTGCTGCCAAGCTTCATGGAGATGTCAGTATAATTTTCCCACAGGTCTTAGCACCTGTCTGTACTGTCAAAACTCTTAAATGGTGGTCTGACCATGTGATTACTGATTGACTGGTCTGCTAACTCACCTGATCTCAGTCCTATGTGAatcctgaaaattaaaaaaacaaaacaaactaaaggCTTGAAATATTTTACTTGGGACATAATAAAtgaacaatatatgaaagttcACTAATGTAAAGGCtgcttttaaaactgctttgcTTTAGGTAGGTCTGTCTGTCCGTCTGTCCATCCGTCCGTACTAGTCgatttacaaaaaagaaaagaaaaagggggaaaaaagaaccaGAATACAAAATtttcaataattaaataaagaattctttctcttcttgtctttttctttcttttctttctcttgtcaGATGTCATATTCCCTCACCAGATTTGCCATCTATGAAACAGTGAGGGACATGATGGGCAGCACGAACCAGGGCCCCATGCCTTTTTACCAGAAGGTCCTGCTGGGAGCCTTTGGAGgttggaacacacacacacacacacacacacacacacacacacacacacacacacacacacacacacacacacacattttgttactttttttctaTAACTCGGGCTTTCACAAACACGCATTCCAACAAGGTTTCTCTGCCAACAGGTTTCACTGGTGGGTTTGTTGGGACCCCTGCAGACATGGTGAATGTCAGGTAACATAGTTACAGTTCTGTATCCAAATTACTGCAATCACTAAATATTGAAATCAGAACATATGAAATGTGCTTGCCCCTAGGATGCAGAATGACATGAAACTACCACCAGAACTGAGGAGAAAGTGAGTGTTGTAATTCGTAGTCTAAAAAGTTCGGCTTGaatgttttttattaatttaatgctttattttttttcttttcttccagcTACAAACATGCCATTGATGGACTTTTCAGAGTCTTCAGAGAAGGTAAATACCAAATAGGATATACTATAGCTTCATGTTTAGCTCTCACGGGTATCACGTGTGACTTCTGATTTCTATCCTGTCTTGCAGAGGGCATAAGGAAACTCTTTTCAGGAGCCTCCATGGCCTCCAGCAGAGGAGCAATGGTTACTGTGGGACAGGCAAGTTACGGTAGTACATGTGTGCTCGCAGGCTACAATTTCTTATCAGGAAACAttgtctgtattttcttttttaacaataCCAATTTTAAACAATTATCACAATGTCTGAAAATGTTAGAGACCTTAATAGTTCTCGGGTCAATGATGGGCGATTTgcatctattttattttttattttaatattgttgGGTTATTGATGTGATATACATATTTCCTGATAGAGGAcattatttgtatttaaaatcaTTCAGTCAATTCATGATCTGAAGAGTGTATTATGTAAAATTcagtttaaatgtattttcactgcATTCAATTAATATTCTTTCACAGTCAAGGGACTAAGAAAACTGTTAAGATTGGTGCTTAATTGATCcacaattttaaatgaattattCAGACATGACTTAAATTGTTGGAATAATCAAAATCGGTAACTATGAAAAGTTTGATAGTTGTTTAGATACTTGAAATAATTTTGTCCAGCTATTTGCATGCATTCTAATGTCAGAGTGGCACAACCATAAACATTTctgaattattttaattaaaagtaaCAAGGTAAAAAGGATTTTTCGTCATACAGTGGACCCCATTTGTTCTTTTCTGGCTGAAAAGATTTGTAACTCTCACTTAAATAACATTCAAAAAGCAATGTAGCGCTGTTCTAACTGCTCACATCTAATTATTCTAAAAGTGTAATCAGAAAAATGTAAACTGTAAGTCACAAAATGAGTATAAAGTACATTTTATGTTCGAGACAGATCACTGCAGGTCTGCAGCAGCAAAACATCAAGCAGCATTTCTGTTGTATAGAGTGTAAGAAGAAAGCAAGAATATTTTGACAACATGCTGTGCTTGTTATATTACATTCTCCAAGCATGACTGATCGCTGTATAACTGTTACAGCCAGCTGTCTTAATATTTTTACTCAACACTCCCACCTGTTGACGTCGTCTTTTTCCCCCTGTATTACCACTAGGGGGAGCCAAActcaaaatgttaatttttgACTGTATTttggatgtttgtttgtttggctgtttgttttttgtaaaactaaattctgtaaaactaaatttaaaacCGTGTTTTAAATAATCCAAATTGCAGCCAACTATTTAATTCTAAAGTTGTAGGAAATTCAGAAGGGGCACATTATTTCTTTTTACCACTAACActcattttcttcctcttattttcttcttctgtagTTGGCATGTTATGACCAAGCCAAGCAGCTGGTGTTAGGAACAGGCATGATGGGAGATAACATATTCACACACTTTCTTTCCAGCTTCATTGCGGTAAGTatctggttttattttagtctgattCAGTTGGTATAAAGTCTTGAGAGCTTTAATAAGTAAGTGGACTTTTTAGGTTTTGTCAGTTTTTAGAACTGAACGAGCCTTTAtcttaaaatgcaaaatgtcTTCATCCAAGAGGTGAAGTGTCTTCACAAAGTTAAAGTTCAGTGGCTTCCTTTTCCAAGCTCTCAAGACTACCACGACCTCGATAACTGATTACACAGACGTTTTGCACTTACATTTTTGTTGATTGATCTTTGCTCATATGAACTGCATCTACATCATATGCAGGGAGGCTGTGCTACATTCCTGTGTCAGCCTCTAGACGTACTGAAGACGAGGCTGATGAATTCAAAAGGAGAGTATACAGTGAGTGGATCATTCATTATCACTTTTTAATTTCTCATACTTTCATCCCTCAGTCCTCTTCATTTGCTGGTATTCAGTTTTAACTAATGTCTCTGTCTTCAGGGGGTGATACATTGCTTACGAGAAACAGCCAAACTGGGTCCACTGGCATTTTACAAGGtaaaagacacacaaaacaaaatacatttaaaacctAAATGTATCACTTCAGTTATTTTACtctcttttaaaacaaacattttagagGTGGTTGTATGACCTGAAATAAACTTTATCAACCACAGAAATGTCTGATCAAAAATTGATAAATATCTCTAAAGTTCAAGCTCTGATATTAACTTCCAAGTACATTGAAGATTACTTTTCACCTAGTGTAGTAATAAAACAGAAGTGTTTGCTTTATATGTGATTTGAATGAACAAATATTAGCATGCGCCCACAAGTTATTTAATGTCAAACACTACTTTGCGAACGCTTTAAACACAATGCTTTCAAAAGTAAAAATCAGGTGCAGGATGAGCGACAAATGTGGCtactttttgtacttttgtacATGGTACACCTACACATACTCTTACTTCCtcacaaaaaataaagcaataGTCAGTTAAAAGCTGGAGCACTGTTAATAACAAAGAGGACACCTGTGGGTCATTTAAAAATTCATGAAGcataaagttttaaaatgtatcatttgctgtaaatgttaaaattgcattcatataagaaataaaattaggtgtcataaacaggatgtgacaagtGATGATCATAACAGctgtactgcattaaaacattcacagcaggtgggatATCCGGTCCTTAAGTGATGatgtatgaaccctgcttccgggTCAAAAACCACTCTGCGTTTAtcaaggctgttgtgtttttaacatgttttaatgctttgtatcttgttatatttaatttgaacaaacccctttaaaaaaaaaaagaaaggcagagatcactgttggcctctcttgtttttattttattttaaagctcagttttgaagcccagcccatgcagcattatattaatgactaacctcgtattgtggatggattttctcagttgttctcctgactgaagctTTGTCCGTTTACATCATCCTgacatgcaattgcatttgtccctcaccatcgggaaccctcgcgttaacttttattgagttgAAAAAAGatggcgttcatcctccagcttcattgtgctgatgtgtttatattatgctaaccgtagctgtgtagctagccaccacataggacatcattatataccaggtagtccaaattcagtaaccctacaagcatcactgctgtttagttttctgtcttcatttatgtcagaaGCGATAGCCGAGCTGTacgtttttaatttttcagaaatccctcagtcagaacatggtatattatttaATCTTATTTTCTGGGGGGATACTTCCCGCGTACCACTAGAGGGAACCCACGTACAACCGGTGGTACGCATACCacagtttgggaaccactgacctACAGCAGCTGAGGTTAACAATGGCTGCTACCAAAGGATATAAAGAGATGACAGACTTTCAGGTTTCTACTTGCTGTACTTCCGTGTATTTCATCATTTCAGGGCCTTGTATTGATTATGTTGCTGAGATCTGGTGGATGCGGGGGCAGATAATCTTTTACAGTACTCCTTATTCTTGTTGTTGCTGGAGATAACGGTTGATGACGTTGGCATTGTGCATAAACACAAACTgcaacatttttatgtattagttTATTCAACAGGGcagcaaaaatgaataaagaTTGCTGCAAATGACTGAGATCACCAAGAAGCTATTTATCATCTACAGCCTCATCTGTACCTGTTACTTCcatgaaattaaaataagaaaaaagaaataataataattaaataaataattaataaaataataaaatattaaaagctTTGTTTAGTTTATTGCCTAATCTCATGTAGGAGCTCTAATTGAATAGATTTGTTAGAGGAAACTTGCAAATAGTAATCTCTTGGTAACTTTTGTTTACAGGGACTTGTTCCTGCAGGAATCCGCTTGATTCCCCACACAGTGCTCACCTTCATCTTCCTTGAGCAGCTCAAGAAATACTTTGGCATTC is part of the Pelmatolapia mariae isolate MD_Pm_ZW unplaced genomic scaffold, Pm_UMD_F_2 NODE_ptg000228l+_length_27671_cov_1, whole genome shotgun sequence genome and encodes:
- the LOC134622822 gene encoding mitochondrial dicarboxylate carrier-like yields the protein MTEKRMSRWYFGGLASCGAACCTHPLDLLKVHLQTQQEVKKRMIGMAVHVVKNDGVLALYSGLSASLCRQMSYSLTRFAIYETVRDMMGSTNQGPMPFYQKVLLGAFGGFTGGFVGTPADMVNVRMQNDMKLPPELRRNYKHAIDGLFRVFREEGIRKLFSGASMASSRGAMVTVGQLACYDQAKQLVLGTGMMGDNIFTHFLSSFIAGGCATFLCQPLDVLKTRLMNSKGEYTGVIHCLRETAKLGPLAFYKGLVPAGIRLIPHTVLTFIFLEQLKKYFGIRIIS